A segment of the Branchiostoma floridae strain S238N-H82 unplaced genomic scaffold, Bfl_VNyyK Sc7u5tJ_1580, whole genome shotgun sequence genome:
ATGAAAAAATGAATCCTATAAAGTCTGCATTGATTGATGATGAACAAAACTTCTTTCCTGGAACTTCATATGATGGTAACTTTATTATATGCCGAAATTATTTGATCAAGATTTCAATAGGTTTAATCGGCCCCTTTAAAGAGTTTTCAACGTATACTAGGCCTCATGTGCCCAAGAATAAACATgtatccaaatgacctgaactTATGGTATTGAGTCAATTACGTGACTTCATTAAAATTTTGGTATGTGTCATcttgaactaaaaaaaaaattttagaccaaacttttagaccaaaaaaaattaggtgcaacTACCACTGTAGTATTGCCAAAGATCTGGAATTTGTAATGACGGTACCAAGGATACCAAGGTAATCTGTCTTGTAAGATATACGGGCAATTGTACTTAAAGGTCTGAAAACCTTTCATTTCATCGACATATGTTTGAGCTACTTCTATAGGAGGTTTGAAAAACACAGTattttatgtgtttgtattttcaattttgaagaaaaaaaaattgtagaacGAATGCAAAGGGTATCATCTTGTTGTTATCGTTTTGGTGCCATTATTATTGCATGTCAGAATATCTGGTATTTTGGACCTGGCTCTTAAACTTGAGGTCTAGATGCGATGTTCTTTAGTTTAAACTGTTGTGAGCACTTCGTTGTTAAGTAATTTTTTGTGGAAATGACGATTGGCAATCCAATATTGAACTACACAACACTTTCTTCACCTCTTGATCTAGATAGATATAGTAAAACAGGCATATACTACTGTCAAAGCATCAATTATGACAAAGTCATTAGACTATTATAAAGTCTTGTGTATTATAAAGCTCCTAATTTAATAGCAAAGCATCACGGGTAAACGTTCTGGATCAGGTTGGCTGTAGCATTTTTTAACATTCTTTCAATGGTGTCATTGAAAACTTTTGCAATGATGTTGCACCCGTTTTTTTGCATGATATATCAGGGTTTTCACGTATTATGTAACCCAAAGTAGTTAGACTTTATATAAGGTTTGTTTGCTCcctcaaaatgaaggaaaaacaATGCAATGTGTGACTTCAATGGAAACATGGACTTTAAAGGATCCAAAACGTTGCCCGGAGGTTTTTAATATAGAGCTGGCGACTGCGTTTAAAATTGTCGGCTGCGAGGCACTAACCACGAGGCACTCTCATGTGTTTAACACAACGTTATCCTCGCAAGCCCACGGTCCTCTACTCTCCGTCCTGGAAAATATCGGGCATATCCTGATAAGCCTGGCGGAACCTTGTAAAGCCCCTGTCACGGCGAGCCCGGGTGATCATAAAGGCTGCGCCCAGCACGGCAAGGGCCAGCAGCACGGCAAGGGCCAGCGCCATCAGGCCTCCTCCGGCAGCCAACATGGCCAAGGGCTCGCGGTTGCGACCTGGGGCATTCTCCTGGTCATCCACTTCTTGCAGGATCTCTGCAGGTAGAAATAGGAAGCATGTActgagtttaaaaaaaaaactgcactgAGTACCTTACATTGATAGAATTTTCCGTCTTTACATGCAGATCAACAATGTGTAATGTTGCTTATTTTCTACTATTAATTTCAGTTCCAACTTTTTACTACACAAAGAACATAAAGCAGTAGAATTCAATAATGTTAGTTCTGAAGGTGAACGTGCAAAATGCCAGCCGCACAGAATACCTGTCACAATTGATTATAGATAAATCTGGTACCGTGTTGAAATGCAGCCTTTTCCCTCTTATGTTAAGTAAGCAGAATATTTGCGTTATCTGGAAGGAATGGGTCGAGTCTAATACATcgtcaaaaaaaaaactcgtgTACCTTCGTTGTCATTATCCAGGACGAATGGGCCCTGGTAAATCATGTGACGTCCTTTCATGCCGACCTCCTCGGCAGCCCTTTTTCCCCTCCGGACGCAACCCTGGGGAAAATTATTGTTTGATTTGAGATTCAGAAACAGCCTTAGCCTGGCGCgaaaacaaacaatttttgttATATAGCTATActatgaatataaaaaaaataagcatCTTTCTTTATAATCTGGTACTCTGACACATTTTACGATGGAAAGTGTCCATTTTAAGGGTGTGTTGCAGGGTTAAAACATGGATGAGTAAACAAGAGTTTAGAACAGTTGAAAGGAATAACAGATCTTCATAAAATAGCTTTATGGCATGCATAGTTGTCCTGGAGTAGGACTTTATTATTAGATGACGACGTTCAATAGTAAATTGGTGAATCGTGACGCAAACCTGTGCACAACGGGAGTTAACATCCTGTGCGTCACAGACTAGCACCTCACAGTGCACGTACACCTGCTTCCACCCACCGACGAAGCGGAACGCTTCAAAACTAAAGCGTTCCTTGCTGTGCTTAAACAGGTCCAATTTGAGAGTGCCATCAGAGGGACAACtgtaaaagaaattaaaagtgTTCTAAATCACCCTGACACTTTGTCCAATGTGGAATAtccttttaaaaacattttttgtagaACTGTGTATGAGTATTATTCATCATGCAGTATTATTACAGAGCATCAATGACAACcatatgacgtcatcagttgATCAGTTCCCATATCATGTGTCAAGCAATATTTTGATACGTCAGAAAGCTTCATTTAACACAATGGCAAAAATGACAGCGTGATAAAATATTTGTAAGTGAAAATATTTGCTTCAAGGCAAAATACAAGACAGAATTAGTTCAGTAAGTTCTGCCTACCCATCGCTTATGAGTTGATGAGATGGGCTACCGTTGGGGTCGGGTGACGTTGTTGCCTTACAGTCCAGCGCCAACACGGAGAGTCTCTGTCCATGTCCCTCCACTTCCAGCTCCAGGTAGGCTTTCTGCCGCAGCTTGAGGCGGATGGGGTAGTCGCCAGGGTTTTTAATCTTTTCGTACTGACTTGTGCAAAATATGGAGAGACGCACCTCCAGACGACCGAAACCCTCCTCCGTAAAGATGAGTCCACCAGGAATGGGCTGGAATGTGGCATTCACTGACTCGTTCCGCGAGTACAGACATCTGTGCGTAGAAGAAAGACTTGTAACTTTTATAGGACGAAATACATGACATTATTTACTCTTGGACGCGCCAAATGTACTAGAATGTTTTGTGTAGCAAGACAACCTCGATGTGTATTAAGGCACATAAGACTAAAAATGAACATGCTTATACATagtatagagagagagagaaagagagagagagagagagagagagagatggactTCCTCAACCCCATAAATACTAAATTACTTTTACTACTTAGAAATGCATTACAAGTTTGTCACAATGATTATGCGAGATGGTGAATAATGATCCCACCTTACCATTCTACCTAACATATAGCAAAAGTCGTTTCATCCTATTCAGATATTAAAAATCGAAGGTCTGCTGCTTTACCTGGGCCTAATGCCATCGAGTCAAGTTCGAGTTGGAATTTGAGGTCAACAATACTTATCCACGTACCAAATGCAATCACTATCCGTCCACTTactcacaatccatccagacgtTACTATTTCGCCTGACGGGCACGCCCAAAATGGAGGGTCAGGTGCAGTACTAAGGTCGGTCATTAGGAGTCCACATTTGAATCGGACCGTCAAGGCAGCAACATTTAACTAAGTGCGAAGTGTCCTCATGATCTACCCAGAGTTTCTTAAGTTTTtttaactttgttttgttgaatagagaaaattaaaaaaaaagaagatatttcACTGAATGTGCACGCATATACATACCATTTCAAAAACTGTGCCTCAATTATTCATGGAGACAATAACCTTCTTGCGTATTGACCTAATGCCAATAACTGTGTTCACTGATAAGTTGTAATAATATGCAAATTCATCACTAGAATTTAGAGAATAATTCTTATCAAATCCGTATTATTATCTGAGGTTATAAACCGATGGGAATTGCAATACCACAATCGACCCTGTCATGACATCTAGCTGAAATAATAAGATTTCCCCTTATTTAGACAGAAGATTTCTAACTTACACAGATGTAATGGAAATGTCGTTCTCCCTGGTGATGACCCCATTGCCCTGATGGGTACCCGTGATGCTGATGCTGTTCACAAATGTTACGTACTTCTTACCGAAGTTTACCTGGTGGAACATGAGAATGATTTATGTTTTGTATAATTAAGCGTCTTACTTAGATAAAGCTTTGTTCTTATTACTCTAGTAGATGAAAGACGAATGCCACAAGATCAATAAACATATCCATCCTTCATTATATGAAACTTCACTTTCAAGTATCTTAAGTTTGCTTTTGCTAACACACATTTTCTAAGTGATCACATTTAACAAATACCACAGAGTATCACAAGGAAGCAAGTTATTAACTTATACAGTACCAGGCAGTTACTCAACTAGCTTTAGTTTCTCGATTAAATAATTGGCATATGTTGCCACAATATCTTATAGCGGATCATCAATTTAAATGTCTATAATCCATTCCTAGGATTTATTAACATATTGGCATCATCTACATGCATGAAAATCAATTTAGTTTGCATTCTATCAAAATGTTATTTACTATATGTATTACTCATGTTGTCTTGGACAAAACTTGTACACACTGGACTTGTTACACATACCTGTGTTCCACAACTGTACAGTCCTGTACGGAAAATGTAGTGGGTGGCGTCGGTTTTGGCCACACAGCTGCTGCTAGTCCCCCAGTGAAGGTTGTTAAGGGTGATGTTAGGCAGTTGCCCCTTGGGAATAGACAGCTCCATGTATTCATTGGTGCAGATGGTAGTGGCTGTGGAGAAAAGAGAAAGAGTGATTGGAATATGTCCAAATGGATATTATTCTAAGATGAAAGGCCTTTAAAAATACCACTTCGACGTATATATCATTACTATAGAGGTCTATTGGTACAGGTATTTGGTGTCGGCTCTTACCGCCGTCAGTTTCAAGCGTCGTAATATATGTTTTCGCGGTTCTTTTGCGACTTGCCTTTCAATGATTCGGGTGCTATAGTAATAATTTGTTTCTCCCCTTCCTTTTTCTACAGCTGTGGGCTATGAATTGTAATATTATTTGCCGCATGGTTTCAGTGATCGGCGATATATTTTTGTATGACTCACGGTCTGAAGACCTTTACCTCTATGAGACTTTGAAGACATTTCTCTGCATTCAACTATATGTATACCATTCAACCTTCCCTCCAGGGTTTTGTGACTGTTAAGCATTTTCAACCATAGATAGGGGTCAATTATACTGCTGATAACAAAAGAATGATTTTTGTAGCCAGTTTTAAGTCAGTTTTCCAGAGTTTTCCATCTGACATATTGCTCCGCAGATAAAAGTAATTCTAACCTCAACATCTTTGCTTGACCTTTTTACCCATGAtccatatatattttgtcttgCGCACAATGAACTGACCTCAAGTTCACACCATGGTTCTTTCAAGGTTGATTAAAAACCGTTTACTCTGTCTTTGAGACATTTTTATGAAGCCAAAATGCTTAGAAGTGTTTTTCTACTTTATGCAGATTCTACAATAATTTTATAGATAAAGAGCTTTGTCATTGACAAAATCTGTGGCAAATTATCACATTCGGGCTTTGCTGTTATTGACCAACATACAGAATACGATATTGATTTGACTTACCATTCCATTCAGTTTCAGGTGCTGcataaaagcaaaacaaaaaacaagcaaaattatTCCATAAGTAATCTTATTCCATAAGTAAGATTATAAAAACACGTTTGTTTTGATGCACGCATTTCAATACGCGATTTGACAAAGAAATTGTAGAAAGTTGTATACATTGACATACAGGCATCGTTCATAATGCTCCAGAAGCAATGTTCAATGCTATAAATGCAGCAATGCATAAGTATCCACGCGTTCGTTGAAATAACATTTTCATTTCGACAATATAACACGAAAAATGCCAGTTTCCCACTGGAAATTCAACCTAGATTTACACTAGCACGTTAAACACGGTGAGCCAGCTTAGGAAATTCCATCATTTTCCTTGAGCTGGGAAGATTTCAATTTGTATTGATGTAAATATATGTATCGCTAAAGGTAAGGGCACGACCCGCCGTacgtggtaagtaccgtctccgtacgggctcgtagggaattcgacggatttgggagcacgcagacacgctgtaaaactttaagtgcatgcagaactttctctgcgatCGGGCTGCGgatccacccccccccccttccccgtacgtgccagtacgggcgacgcgcctaccctgtacagccaatgagcgCACAACGCACTGGCTCCGTGAGTGTATTACAGTTTTCTCACAGCCAATTGTTGTACGAACGTAGCACGTGCGTGCTGCGCACGCGGTGATTGCGTGTTCCGTGCTTACTTCGCGTTTCACTTGTTCACCTGTGAATGCCTGCACTGTAACTAAGGAGCAGGTGCTTCGCACGTACAACGCACGTGGTAAGCACATGGTTTCTGCAGTATATAAAGCCGAGTCGACGAAAGACTGCCAACTCGTCCTCAAGATGCGTAAAAAGAAGCCGTCAGTTGCATCTGTAGCGGCTTTCAACAGAAAGATGAGCACGCACTTACACCAtgcgagtgagtaaggaaaccgtgcgtaagcagcacgtgtaagtaggaCCTGCATACgttaacgtggcaatcgcacagagaccgtacgttgtaagcGCGTGCAATTCAACTCacctaccacttgcgcaacgaacgatgaacgCAACCGCTCGCAGCCAgacgtggcgtgcagaccacgtacttacaccttgcgcaaccgtgcgagtgacgtgcgttgacgtactccctccctgctcttgccagtcgttccccacgttttcagaaatacttggcggacgtggcctccaaaaaaaaaaacgtactgacaaattgcaagtacggcgggttgtgcccctagcttaactCACTAGATTCACTTACCCTTTGCAAGTACATAATCAAATACGTAATCACGTTTTTATGGTCCTTATGGTCTACCTCTTATTTCCCTTAATGTCTGTACCGGTCACTAGTGTTGTAACAAATCCACGCGCAGCAGCCAATGATCTCTACGAGGCGACACAATATAAGGGAAAACGTTACAGGTTACATAAGCAATTGTGTTTTGCATTGCACGACACCTAACCTCTATGTCAATAACGACATTAATATTTACCCATGCAGTTGTACTCGACTTCCAGGTACTTGGACGTGCCGTGGCAAGGTTCCCCGAACACGCTGTTGGAGGCTTCCACAGAGCAGTTGGTCTTCCCCTGGCAGCTGTCCCTGACCCGAGCCAGGCTGTTGGGACTTCTGCAGTTGTTGCTACGTACACCGGGGTGGGGAAGATGGGGCGGGGGACAATGCGCTGGGGATTCCCGTCCGTACAGGGCAGACACAATGTTGATCTGTAGTTCACAAGGACACTGAATGGACATCGTCTTGTGCTCGCAAACGCGTTCCTTTTGCACTCCTGTCGAACAAAAGAACCTCGAGTTAAAATCATGCCTCTTAACCTGAGCCGAAAACACCACTAGTAGTTAGGAGATGCTGTGATGTAAATATGTTAGGTCCTTGCAATATACAAATAGAGCTGTATAGCTATTCTGTTTTGCAGTAATTCACAGCATGCCAGCACGCTATACACGCATAAGCTAGTTTAACGTACACTTTCCAATACTATTCACTTATTTAGTCAAAGAAATTGTTAAGTTATACGAATGCTATATTTTACTGGTTCTTGTGGGCTAAAGGCGACGGGAGTAACAAACATCTTTCACTTGTCCTGTTCTATTGTAAGTGTCGGTTCCATGTTTTACTTGTAAAATCGCAGCTCTCTTGTGTAATTGCAATTCTGGTGTACAAAAAGCTTTTTTTCCGGAAATGTACATTCTCTGAGACTTCCTGGACCGTAGGTGTTGTTAAATGACTTTCtcccttttttttcatattagtTAGAataaacctgttctccaactaggctcttttgcatatcaattcacagctaggttATAAAACTTTCTcaaacaagatctcttcagtgtcactgacgaaaactagtggatgctagctgaaacatctgaccatctAGATCTCCCCaaccatatcaagttgcttgagtaactgctgtctGGCGCACTTGTGTAGTGTATTACCGGGTCCGTCATATTTACCCGGATCTACGATGGTTGAATTTGATGTCCCGCCGCTTCCGCGTACTAAGGCTGCCGGCGTTCTGCCGAAAGCTGCAGAAAACATAGTGCAAATGGAACAGCAGttaaagaacgctatgtacttcTCAGGCCTAGAAACATAAAATGGTGTCTATTTAAGATAGCTAAATATGCTACGATTAGTCCAACATAAAGTGTGCTAACTCACAGTCGATAAATCTCTGTTTAAGATAATCGTAACAATCGTAACACAATCGTAATATGGTACCTCATCAACATTGAAATTCGAACTGTGACCAATATCTTACCCAGGGCAAGAACAATAAATACTGCCACTGTGACTTTCCAGTAGTTTGAATAGTGAATTAACAACCATAACCACATAAACTTATAAACATACTGGACTGTCTCCCAGCCATGAACAAAGACCTGGGACAGATTGGCATAATACTGGTCACAATATTCAAATGTACTATACTGGTTTCCATAGGAGACCATAAGAACATTATCAAAGCAAAGAGAATGATCCGAAGTAAGTGAAAAAGTCACATCATCCTAAGTGGTTTCAATTAGATTAAATCCAATTTTTTGCAGTTTTGCAGTGTTGTGAAAATCAACTTTGTTCAGTTTTCAACTTTAAAATGAGTTCTGTCGGTGTTCTTGCACTACTAAAGAACTATctctttgtaatattttgtacatgGGTGCCTTGGGCATTTGTCTATTGGATTTTATGAACGGACTAGACCCTTTGGTgattgcacacacacacctaaATTTGAAGAATATGTTTCGTACCTCTATTACTTCAATCGCAAAACGTTTTGTATTTCCATTCTCTGTTTCCTGGCTCCAAAACGACATACAATATTGGCGCTTAGTCGTTGTTAGCGAGTTTGTGGGCCTAATGTTTTAAAGCGTGTTATCAACTACCACCATTGTTCGTAAGCAAACAGTGGCAGGGGTAATTGCACTGTTAGAGATGATTAGTGACTACAGAAGTTTGCTTTACACCGCGCCGTTAGACAGTACCATAAAAGAGTATAAAAACGTTCCAAAATGGAAATAAACCACTCTACTGTTTTTGTTACTAATTCAGTTGTCCTTTTTCTGTGCTACTGCACATAATTGTTGTTCGATTCTGAACAactataaaagaaaagaaaaaatctCAATTCCCAGTGAGAGACACAGGTGCCTTCTTCTACAAATGATGAGTGACGATGTGTTATAAATACTTACAAGGATACCCCAACTCACCTCTAGGCTCTAATTCTGCCGATGCCGATGCCGATGTAAGAGCCAGTTCGTTCACGAGATCCACAAGTTCGTCCTCAGGTGTGTTGGGAGTTTCCTCTTCAACGTTCCTTGTATCTTCACCAGCAAGAGTCATTGAGGCGTCATCAATGGCTTCTCCGCCTAAGTAAAATAAGTATGGTTAGAGAcaagactagggctgggtaccggtacagcgtaccggtacaaaaccggtttttcttattggaccggtccagaaaaaccggacctgaaaaaattaggtggaccggatgttggaccgattagaaaatcaacagattattttatcagttattcacacgttttggcgcttgctggtggaagaaaataacaagagtgaagaagagtagagtttatagtaattcctaccaaggtttacagccaatcgtacaggtgcagttagcgttgtggggttttaagacgccagtgtaagtctaatactccactgaacaaatttctttgtagtaaaatggaccattggtatgagtcatactgaatcaggtccaggttcaggtccggacctggacctgatcctttggacctgaaccggacctggacctgaattttctgtaccggtacccagccctagacaAGACTATACTTGCCATGAAACTTTTATGCATGAGGAAAATACGTTCTGCAGCAGCAGGATGTAGTTTAAATACCCAAGTAAaatgattatcattatcatctggTCATGTTAGTGACTCTGATGTTTCCATTATCATTCAAAATAATATTCATTAAATAGCAATGTAAATTGACCAGTTGAtgttatacatgtgtaacagACCTGTTAGCAATCGAAGCCGACGCAAAATCTCTTCTTCGATGCTGGTTGAATTCCCCGCTGTGACAAAATGATAACACAATGTTAAGGCGCTGTCAATTTAGATAACATCTATCCCTATATTCAATCTACTTGCTCGGCAACAAACGCGGACGCTTTTAACAAACGTGCCAGAACTGTATTCTACTTGGAATCGACACAACGTTAAAGCAATATTCTGGTCTCAATCAACGACTAGTCTGAGAAAATTAGTACTAGAATTGTGATATTGACTGAAATCTATTTACCGATTTTTAAAGGAGTTTCCAATGAGATATGTCAACAGGACTTTGCTAAGCATTTTGTCACAAACCAAATCATTCCTTTGCTATAATTAGATAAGAATATACTTTTGGGTTCCTGCGTCATTATGTACAAGACAGATGACCATTAGTGGTATAATGGTAGTATAAAAAAAAGGTCACCATGGACGAGTCCATTTTGCACATGGGGGTTTTTGAGTTAATTTTCCTCTGGGTGAAAAATGGAAAAACATTTGGTTCCTGATGTTTGGATCGTCAATTTGCAAAATGCGTATATGAAACAGTCCCTTTTGCATGCCAAGGAATTAAAAGCGATGATAATAGCTTGCAGACGAGGCCTTTCTAATTAAGGTTAGCGAACTATACGCACTCTATAATTAGCATTCAAATTTTCTGAGAGAAGAAATCCATAAGTATTCCCGTCAGTATTTTTTCAACCGATCTGCAAAAGTTAATTTGAGTCGTATTGAATGGAATTAATAAGTGCTTACCCACAGCCATGAAGAAAGCAATACACATTATCAGCGGTGGGGTCTTCATAGCTGTTCGTCGTGCCTAGAAAAATAATGTACcttatttctgttgttgttttatttacttagagttcactgcaaaacaaggctcatgggtccactcaagcgttttgggtaacaatactgtattgtgaagaaagaatGATTATATTCATGTACCAGGAAACATAAGCAACACGTATTGAATAGTCAACAGCTGTGAAGAGATGGTTAAATGGGATGAGTGTATAGAGCGGGAAAGCATGTTTGTATTTCACGTTTTTAGGCTTTAAATTTCCTGTAATTGCGACGTCGATGAAACGGAGATACGTTAGGGTTGCAAATAAGGTCATGTTGAGATCACAatgaaagacagacagaaaatgCAATCGGATTAAGGTGCATAGATGTTTAGCTTTACCTTGGCGCAAACGTGACGTTCCTGTTAGTATCTAACTAAGATTTTGACATGTATCCGtccgtcttcttcttctctctctctctctttctctctctctctctctctctctctcttctctctctctctctgtgtgtgcgtgcgtgtgtgtgtgtatgcgtgggtgtttgtgagtgagtgagtgagtaagtgtgtGTAAAAATACTATGTCTGATAACTAAAATGCCTGGATGGAATATATAGAGATTTTTAACATGTAGTTAGGCTTTGCTTAGACCCATATTCCAATTTATTCCCTcctccaccccacccccctacCCCCGCATGAAATTTTATTTgtgaaatattgcattttttccACGTTCTGATTGctggtcccgtagatacagaaacactgcgtCACTTGTAAATAAAAATCGTACTACTTGTTGCAATCATTCTGTCTTTTGAGACGATGAGTTTTACGCCGTCGTTTGGTCAGTTCAAGCTGTTTTCGGGTTACAGTGCCTGGTGTGGCTGTAGAGGTCAATCCTGGCGTGGCAAATATGTTACTGTCAACATCGTAGTTTGTTAAGATTTGGTGTCTCCGAAAGCGTCATTTTGGCGGTTGCGGATGGTAcacgtgccttgaacgttagaacCTTGAACAAGTCTTTTTCGGTGTTTTtatcaacattacgcatggcgATATTAATTATTTTCGGTAGATGgaactttggcagggtcagtttaATTTCGAgatgatcgagacaatgttattTAATGAGAAAGAGGTGGGTACtgaaaccatgtgtaacttatagCCTATGGTCAATAGATCAGCaatttctctatagtggccaccagtctgtagtggccacatttctccagtcccctCAGTGTCTATTTGACtattaaaaaaatggaaaatgtacttACAGGTAACTTTTTTCGGTCAAAGAATCGGTCGATGTCAGTTGCGTCAGGTCACAGTTCACTCTCCAACTATATGAAAGAATATGATATTTGTAATGTGATACAGTGACGcacatgtactttttattgATATGCAGATAAGCAACGATATTTTTATATGAATGTTGACGGATTGAAAATCAAAGTTTGCCCAAAATAACGTTCATCATGTTTATTGTTGTGCCAGAAATTTTTTCACTCTCACCAGGATGGTCAAAAAGGGCATGAAAAATTCCCACTTGTGGGACATGATTATTGATGATAATTAGTTGCCAATCACTGTTGTCTCCATTGGAAATTGTCcgtgattggttgaaaatttaaaaggcGGGCCGTAGTAATGTTTATGTTACGATATCTCCCCTGTGT
Coding sequences within it:
- the LOC118408385 gene encoding ZP domain-containing protein-like, yielding MSIQCPCELQINIVSALYGRESPAHCPPPHLPHPGVRSNNCRSPNSLARVRDSCQGKTNCSVEASNSVFGEPCHGTSKYLEVEYNCMAPETEWNATTICTNEYMELSIPKGQLPNITLNNLHWGTSSSCVAKTDATHYIFRTGLYSCGTQVNFGKKYVTFVNSISITGTHQGNGVITRENDISITSVCLYSRNESVNATFQPIPGGLIFTEEGFGRLEVRLSIFCTSQYEKIKNPGDYPIRLKLRQKAYLELEVEGHGQRLSVLALDCKATTSPDPNGSPSHQLISDGCPSDGTLKLDLFKHSKERFSFEAFRFVGGWKQVYVHCEVLVCDAQDVNSRCAQGCVRRGKRAAEEVGMKGRHMIYQGPFVLDNDNEEILQEVDDQENAPGRNREPLAMLAAGGGLMALALAVLLALAVLGAAFMITRARRDRGFTRFRQAYQDMPDIFQDGE